A window of Strix aluco isolate bStrAlu1 chromosome 2, bStrAlu1.hap1, whole genome shotgun sequence contains these coding sequences:
- the LOC141915972 gene encoding cell surface glycoprotein CD200 receptor 1-A-like isoform X1, whose amino-acid sequence MKAGANMKIAGKTVCVFVLLTITKVTRTVGNNRVTVTVGSSSVLTCSPKSNITMVTWKINPKVGGSCTLGYRADQNKTDRTNCSDSINWKLRPDWDPTLEIRQVEIAHEGDYTCEVVATDGNFHKTHHLTVLAPPRLTLYCDDHGVPVCEAAAGKPPAQISWVLESTSIPKEDAHDNGTVTVLSKFTALSTNRTNTTCIVSHPAGNQSKSIACRPSGNERVNLHVYVIPCFLSIITFMAVIYYFKLHSDRLCRKTRPPETAPTHSPQDDTMEVEPYTTYVQKENIIYNSVSDLTAEQNLPQGLSPAT is encoded by the exons gGAACAACAGAGTGACAGTGACAGTAGGTAGCAGCTCTGTGCTGACCTGCTCTCCCAAATCAAATATAACTATGGTAACATGGAAAATAAACCCCAAGGTTGGAGGGTCCTGCACCTTGGGGTACAGGGCTGATCAGAACAAGACAGACAGAACAAACTGCAGTGACAGCATCAACTGGAAACTCAGACCAGATTGGGATCCCACCCTTGAGATACGGCAAGTGGAAATAGCTCATGAGGGAGATTACACCTGCGAAGTCGTAGCAACAGACGGGAATTTCCACAAGACGCACCACCTGACCGTGCTGG CCCCGCCGAGGCTGACCCTGTACTGTGATGACCACGGGGTCCCCGTGTGcgaggcagcagcagggaagccGCCTGCTCAGATCTCGTGGGTCCTGGAGAGCACCTCCATCCCCAAGGAAGATGCCCATGACAACGGGACAGTGACTGTTCTCAGCAAGTTCACAGCACTCAGCACCAACAGGACTAATACAACCTGCATTGTGTCCCACCCAGCTGGGAACCAGAGCAAGTCCATAGCCTGTCGTCCCTCGG GGAATGAAAGAGTTAACCTGCATGTCTACGTCATTCCTTGTTTCCTGAGCATTATCACCTTCATGGCTGTCATTTACTATTTTAAGCTCCACAGTGACAG attGTGCCGCAAAACCAGACCTCCTGAAACTGCTCCTACACACTCCCCACAG GATGACACAATGGAAGTGGAACCTTATACTACTTATGTccagaaggaaaacataatttaCAACTCAGTGTCTGATCTGACAGCAGAGCAGAATCTTCCACAAGGACTGTCACCAGCAACTTGA